In a genomic window of Microterricola viridarii:
- a CDS encoding TetR/AcrR family transcriptional regulator yields the protein MTDNGVVSGRGPAGERVLVAASRLFYERGITATGIDTITAAAGVAKMSLYNNFSSKEDLVLAYIQARHEEWLELYRLRAESARTPVEQVLAVFDAYIDHARFEYERGFRGCGLLNAAAELPVGAPGRAEVRRHKEQVEAILADQLAPLARASEVPTLAEHLSFLLEGSMIRAGLEGGVGRLEHARALASRLLGTP from the coding sequence ATGACAGACAACGGTGTGGTCTCCGGGCGCGGCCCGGCCGGCGAGCGGGTTCTCGTTGCGGCTTCGCGACTCTTCTACGAGCGCGGCATCACCGCGACGGGCATCGACACGATCACGGCCGCGGCCGGGGTCGCGAAGATGAGCCTGTACAACAACTTCTCCTCGAAGGAGGACCTCGTGCTGGCCTACATCCAGGCCCGCCACGAGGAATGGCTCGAGCTGTACCGGCTGCGTGCCGAGAGCGCGAGAACGCCGGTCGAGCAGGTGCTGGCCGTCTTCGACGCCTACATCGACCATGCCCGCTTCGAGTACGAACGCGGTTTCCGCGGTTGCGGGCTCCTGAACGCGGCGGCGGAGCTGCCTGTCGGCGCGCCCGGTCGCGCCGAGGTCCGCCGGCACAAGGAACAGGTCGAGGCGATCCTCGCGGACCAGCTCGCGCCGCTGGCTCGCGCTTCCGAGGTGCCGACGCTGGCCGAGCACCTGTCGTTCCTGCTGGAGGGATCGATGATCCGGGCCGGGCTGGAGGGCGGAGTCGGCCGCCTCGAGCACGCCCGAGCGCTCGCATCCCGACTTCTCGGCACGCCGTGA
- a CDS encoding thiamine pyrophosphate-binding protein encodes MTALSTADAVSSSSPAAAPTPAPTVSARIAQALAPHATEVFGVMGNGNAYFIDALGRAGLRFTAVRHETASVAAADAHYRASGRIAIATTTYGAGFTNAATSLAEAAQARIPLVLVVGDAPGTGPRPWDIDQAGFAAALGAETIVVTAANAAEQTTRALERAIAGRAPVVLAIPYDLSSKPATDTAALRPLALPAPLRADTLDTNAAAAALAAAQRPFILAGRGAWLAGAGEDLSRLADLTGAVTASTALGRGLFARAEYDLGVTGGFGQEEAMRLVGTADVVLVVGAGLNQFTMQFGALITPGTTVIRIDDEERAHPIVTQFVRGDAKLSVEAIATRIAWLGAEPSGWRESVAGLADGSLRARPAGQVELPDGLLDPRQVATRLAGLLPEDRVVVSDGGHFIGWANMYWPVASPNRMLMVGTAFQTIGLGFPSAVGAARALPDSTLVVTTGDGGGLMALADLDSVIRTADRAIIVVWNDAVYGAEVHLYGRLGLGQEAMRIEQADFAALGRALGARGSVIRSLGDLAEFEQWLAEDGRGTFVLDCRVSSSIVAPYQEEVYAFNTRAR; translated from the coding sequence ATGACCGCTCTGTCGACCGCCGACGCCGTTTCCTCTTCGAGCCCGGCCGCCGCGCCCACGCCCGCCCCCACCGTTTCCGCGCGCATCGCCCAGGCCCTCGCCCCGCACGCCACCGAGGTGTTCGGCGTGATGGGCAATGGCAACGCCTACTTCATCGACGCGCTCGGCCGCGCCGGGCTGCGCTTCACCGCCGTGCGGCACGAGACGGCCAGTGTGGCCGCCGCCGACGCCCACTATCGCGCCAGCGGCCGCATCGCCATCGCCACCACGACCTACGGCGCCGGCTTCACCAACGCGGCCACCTCGCTGGCCGAGGCCGCGCAGGCCCGCATCCCGCTCGTGCTCGTCGTCGGCGACGCCCCCGGCACGGGCCCCCGCCCCTGGGACATCGACCAGGCCGGCTTCGCCGCCGCACTCGGCGCGGAGACGATCGTCGTCACCGCGGCGAATGCCGCCGAGCAGACCACCCGCGCCCTCGAGCGCGCCATCGCCGGCCGCGCGCCCGTCGTGCTCGCCATCCCCTACGACCTCTCCTCGAAGCCGGCCACCGACACGGCGGCGCTCCGCCCCCTCGCCCTGCCGGCGCCGCTGCGCGCCGACACGCTCGACACCAACGCCGCCGCCGCAGCCCTGGCCGCCGCGCAGCGCCCGTTCATCTTGGCCGGCCGCGGTGCCTGGCTCGCCGGCGCCGGCGAGGACCTCAGCCGCCTCGCCGATCTGACCGGCGCCGTGACGGCGAGCACCGCCCTCGGCCGCGGCCTCTTCGCCCGCGCCGAGTACGACCTCGGCGTCACCGGCGGCTTCGGCCAGGAGGAGGCGATGCGCCTCGTCGGCACCGCCGACGTCGTGCTCGTCGTCGGCGCCGGGCTCAACCAGTTCACGATGCAGTTCGGCGCCCTGATCACGCCGGGCACCACCGTCATCCGCATCGACGACGAGGAGCGCGCCCACCCCATCGTCACCCAGTTCGTGCGCGGCGACGCGAAGCTGAGCGTCGAGGCCATCGCGACGCGCATCGCGTGGCTGGGCGCCGAGCCCTCCGGGTGGCGCGAATCGGTCGCCGGGCTCGCCGACGGCAGCCTGCGCGCTCGACCGGCCGGCCAGGTCGAGCTGCCGGATGGGCTGCTCGACCCACGCCAGGTGGCCACCCGCCTGGCCGGTCTGCTGCCGGAGGACCGCGTCGTCGTCTCCGACGGCGGCCACTTCATCGGCTGGGCGAACATGTACTGGCCGGTCGCCAGCCCGAACCGAATGCTGATGGTCGGCACCGCGTTCCAGACCATCGGCCTCGGCTTCCCGAGCGCGGTCGGCGCCGCCCGCGCGCTGCCGGACTCCACCCTCGTCGTCACGACCGGCGACGGCGGCGGCCTGATGGCCCTCGCCGACCTCGACTCCGTGATCCGCACGGCAGACCGTGCCATCATCGTCGTCTGGAACGACGCCGTCTACGGCGCCGAGGTGCACCTCTACGGCCGGCTCGGCCTCGGCCAGGAGGCCATGCGCATCGAGCAGGCAGACTTCGCCGCTCTCGGGCGCGCACTCGGGGCGCGCGGCAGCGTCATCCGCTCGCTCGGCGACCTCGCCGAGTTCGAGCAGTGGCTCGCGGAGGACGGCAGGGGCACGTTCGTGCTGGACTGCCGGGTCTCCAGCAGCATCGTGGCGCCGTATCAAGAAGAGGTCTACGCGTTCAACACCCGCGCGCGTTGA
- a CDS encoding DMT family transporter, whose translation MSGSRRVGIAAITGASLLWGTTGTAATFAPGAGPLAIGAAALGIGGLLQAVIAVPALRAAAPALRANRRAVVVGSLAVAIYPLAFYSSMHLSGVAIGSVVSLASAPLASGLLERFVDRRRLSRWWMLAATLGILGSLLLCLSKLDGPAASAGGTVAGIGLGLVAGASYAVYSWAAHGLMSRGVGRSASMGAVFGGGGILLLPVLVATGAPLIASPQAFAVAGYMALIPMFLGYVLFGLGLARVSASTATTVTLTEPAVATVLAVLIVGEQLTSVGWAGLAVIAGVLVILAAAPATSARARGGAGGLEPASGALSAPGMF comes from the coding sequence GTGAGCGGGTCGCGCCGGGTCGGGATCGCGGCCATCACGGGCGCCTCGCTGCTCTGGGGAACGACCGGGACCGCGGCCACGTTCGCCCCGGGCGCTGGGCCGCTCGCCATCGGTGCGGCCGCCCTGGGCATCGGCGGGCTACTGCAGGCGGTGATCGCCGTGCCCGCGCTGCGCGCCGCGGCCCCCGCCCTGCGCGCGAACCGGAGGGCGGTGGTCGTCGGCTCGCTGGCCGTGGCGATCTATCCGCTCGCCTTCTACAGCTCCATGCACCTCTCCGGCGTGGCCATCGGCTCCGTGGTGTCGCTCGCCTCGGCGCCGCTGGCCTCCGGTTTGCTGGAGCGCTTCGTGGATCGACGGCGGCTGAGCCGGTGGTGGATGCTCGCCGCCACGCTCGGCATCCTGGGCAGCCTGCTGCTCTGCCTGTCGAAACTCGACGGCCCCGCCGCGTCGGCGGGCGGGACGGTGGCCGGAATCGGCCTCGGGCTCGTCGCCGGAGCGAGCTACGCGGTGTATTCCTGGGCCGCCCACGGGCTGATGTCCCGCGGGGTGGGTCGGTCGGCATCGATGGGAGCGGTCTTCGGCGGCGGCGGGATCCTGCTGTTGCCCGTGCTCGTCGCCACCGGCGCCCCGCTCATCGCATCGCCGCAGGCGTTCGCGGTCGCCGGCTATATGGCGCTGATCCCGATGTTCCTCGGCTACGTCCTCTTCGGCCTGGGGCTGGCCCGGGTGTCTGCGAGCACGGCGACGACGGTGACGCTCACAGAGCCGGCCGTCGCGACCGTGCTCGCGGTGCTCATCGTCGGCGAGCAGCTGACGAGCGTGGGCTGGGCCGGCCTGGCGGTCATCGCGGGCGTCCTCGTCATCCTCGCCGCGGCACCCGCCACGAGCGCCAGGGCGCGGGGCGGCGCCGGCGGGCTGGAGCCGGCATCCGGTGCCCTGTCGGCCCCCGGCATGTTCTAG
- a CDS encoding DMT family transporter: MSGGVLLAVLGAAVLHGSWNAIAKAIPARLVSSALIGLVYLVVGAVGCVLLPFPPAAAWPYILVSAAVQTLYLVLLTAAYAKSEFGKTYPLTRGIAVLGVTLISTTLLGEQMTAAQFGGVAVVAVSLFALSWSPRGRTATAGTLMAVAVGVTITAYSVIDGMGVRIAGDPLGYAAWLFLLQGVTLPLVCFLLARDRSEMLRGMRRHAPLGAVGGVLSLVAYTIVVWAQSMAPLAVVSALRETGVLAAGVIGYVVFRERFSTWRLAATVIAVTGIVAIRLGG, encoded by the coding sequence GTGAGCGGGGGCGTCCTCCTCGCCGTGCTCGGCGCAGCGGTGCTGCACGGCAGCTGGAACGCGATCGCCAAGGCGATCCCGGCCCGCCTCGTCTCGTCGGCCCTGATCGGCCTGGTCTACCTCGTCGTCGGGGCGGTCGGCTGTGTGCTCCTGCCGTTCCCGCCCGCGGCCGCCTGGCCGTACATCCTCGTCTCCGCGGCCGTGCAGACGCTCTACCTGGTGCTGCTGACGGCGGCATATGCGAAGTCGGAGTTCGGCAAGACCTACCCGCTGACCCGCGGAATCGCCGTGCTCGGCGTGACGCTGATCTCCACGACGCTGCTCGGCGAGCAGATGACGGCGGCGCAGTTCGGCGGTGTCGCGGTTGTGGCCGTGTCGCTGTTCGCGTTGTCGTGGTCGCCGAGGGGGCGCACCGCCACCGCGGGAACGCTGATGGCCGTCGCCGTCGGCGTCACAATCACCGCCTACTCGGTGATCGACGGCATGGGGGTGCGGATCGCGGGAGACCCGCTCGGCTATGCGGCGTGGTTGTTCCTGCTGCAGGGGGTGACGCTCCCGCTGGTCTGCTTCCTGCTCGCGCGGGATCGCTCCGAGATGCTCCGCGGCATGCGCCGGCACGCGCCGCTGGGCGCCGTCGGCGGCGTGCTCTCCCTCGTCGCGTACACGATCGTGGTCTGGGCTCAGTCGATGGCGCCGCTCGCGGTCGTCTCCGCCCTGCGTGAAACCGGTGTGCTCGCCGCAGGCGTGATCGGCTACGTCGTGTTTCGTGAGCGATTCAGCACCTGGCGGTTGGCGGCGACCGTGATCGCGGTGACGGGAATCGTGGCCATCCGGCTGGGCGGCTGA
- a CDS encoding dipeptide/oligopeptide/nickel ABC transporter permease/ATP-binding protein, whose amino-acid sequence MTSPLTDNIDTRGVRRGSAFLRLLRRPAGAISFGVLVLVVLVAVFAQWLAPHDPNFVDLSLSRALPSPEHPLGGDTTGRDVLSRLIWGTQITLWGAMLAIVVAVGLGVPAGLAAGYLGGATDRISTWVSDALQSVPGMIILLIVAANSGNSFNILMVTIGVFMAPGYFRLTRSTVLSVRNEAYVDAARVSGLSNTRIMGRHIIRQVYAPIIIQSALTAGMAMGMQAGLQFLGIGGGTTPGWGAMMNEGFRVMRTDPLLLLWPSLALGITIAALAVLGSTLADVISVKTPVLSRSRRRSRSAETATRPANATSTTTGSISHVAVESAVQLENLRVTYATAGGPVEVVHGITLDVAPGEVLGIVGESGSGKSQTVFSLLDLLPKSGSYTADAIWIGGQNVTALGRTERARLLGHEIGYVPQEPMTNLDPSFTIGHQLTEPLRSVHRMSRTEAKARALAMLERVGIANPAAVMRSYPHELSGGMAQRVLIAGAISGKPSVLVADEPTTALDVTVQAEVLELLRELQREYRMALIIVTHNFGVVADICDRVVVMRGGSIEEIGEAAQIFSAPRSEYTRELIAASLDGAESRSELDRLHAAAASSAAGHAAADHAARSAADAATEAELKEVRA is encoded by the coding sequence ATGACCTCTCCGCTCACCGACAACATCGACACCCGCGGCGTGCGCCGCGGCTCGGCCTTCCTCCGCCTCCTGCGGCGCCCAGCCGGCGCGATCTCCTTCGGGGTGCTCGTGCTCGTGGTTCTCGTCGCGGTGTTTGCGCAGTGGCTCGCGCCGCACGACCCCAACTTCGTCGACCTCTCGCTCAGCCGCGCGCTGCCGAGCCCCGAGCACCCCCTCGGCGGCGACACCACCGGGCGCGACGTGCTCAGCCGCCTCATCTGGGGCACGCAGATCACGCTCTGGGGCGCCATGCTGGCGATCGTCGTCGCCGTCGGTCTCGGCGTGCCCGCCGGCCTCGCCGCCGGCTACCTCGGCGGCGCCACCGACCGCATCAGCACCTGGGTCAGCGACGCGCTGCAGTCCGTGCCCGGCATGATCATCCTGCTCATCGTCGCCGCGAACTCCGGCAACAGCTTCAACATCCTCATGGTCACGATTGGCGTCTTCATGGCGCCCGGCTACTTCCGGCTCACCCGCTCCACCGTGCTCTCGGTGCGCAACGAGGCCTACGTCGACGCGGCCAGGGTGTCCGGTCTCTCCAACACCCGCATCATGGGGCGGCACATCATTCGGCAGGTCTACGCGCCCATCATCATCCAGTCGGCGCTGACCGCCGGCATGGCGATGGGAATGCAGGCCGGGCTCCAGTTCCTCGGCATCGGCGGCGGCACCACCCCCGGGTGGGGCGCGATGATGAACGAGGGCTTCCGCGTGATGCGCACCGACCCGCTGCTGCTGCTCTGGCCCTCCCTCGCCCTCGGCATCACGATCGCCGCGCTCGCCGTGCTCGGCTCCACGCTGGCCGACGTGATCAGCGTCAAGACGCCGGTGCTCTCGCGCAGCCGGCGCCGGTCGCGCTCGGCCGAGACCGCGACGCGGCCGGCGAATGCGACATCCACGACCACCGGCTCCATCTCGCACGTGGCCGTCGAATCGGCGGTGCAGCTGGAGAACCTGCGCGTGACCTACGCCACCGCCGGGGGCCCGGTCGAGGTCGTGCACGGCATCACCCTCGACGTCGCGCCCGGCGAGGTGCTCGGCATCGTCGGCGAGTCCGGCTCCGGAAAATCCCAGACCGTGTTCTCGTTGCTCGACCTCCTGCCGAAGTCGGGCTCCTACACGGCCGATGCGATCTGGATCGGCGGCCAGAACGTCACCGCGCTGGGCCGCACGGAGCGTGCGCGCCTGCTCGGCCACGAGATCGGCTACGTGCCACAGGAGCCGATGACGAACCTCGACCCCTCATTCACGATCGGCCACCAGCTCACCGAGCCGCTGCGCAGCGTGCACCGGATGAGCCGCACCGAGGCGAAGGCTCGTGCCCTCGCCATGCTTGAGCGCGTCGGCATCGCCAATCCGGCCGCGGTGATGCGCTCCTACCCGCACGAGCTCTCCGGCGGCATGGCCCAGCGAGTGCTCATCGCCGGCGCGATCTCGGGCAAACCGTCTGTGCTCGTCGCCGACGAGCCGACGACCGCGCTCGACGTGACGGTGCAGGCGGAGGTTCTCGAACTGCTGCGCGAGCTGCAGCGGGAGTACCGCATGGCGCTCATCATCGTCACCCACAACTTCGGCGTCGTCGCCGACATCTGCGACCGCGTCGTCGTGATGCGGGGCGGCTCGATCGAGGAGATCGGCGAAGCCGCCCAGATCTTCTCCGCGCCGCGGAGCGAGTACACCCGCGAACTCATCGCCGCGTCGCTGGACGGAGCAGAGAGCCGGTCGGAGCTCGACCGGCTGCACGCAGCCGCCGCGTCATCCGCTGCC
- the hpaH gene encoding 2-oxo-hept-4-ene-1,7-dioate hydratase produces MLEPAQITAIADELFEADRTRSIVPLLTARNPDMTVEDAYAVQSLWAARKIESGRRLVGRKIGLTSKVMQVATGITEPDYGVIFDDMVYENGSSIPFDNFSNVRIEIELAFVLARPLSGPNCTIFDVLSATDYVIPALEILNSHIEMSGRTIVDTISDNAAMGAMVIGGNPVKPDAVDLRWVGALLYRNQTIEESGVAAAVLNHPASGVAWLANKLSQHGSSLAAGDIVLAGSFTRPMWVERGDTIHADYGQLGAITCRFE; encoded by the coding sequence GTGTTGGAACCCGCTCAGATCACCGCGATCGCCGACGAGCTCTTCGAGGCCGATCGCACACGCAGCATCGTTCCGCTGCTCACCGCCCGCAATCCCGACATGACCGTCGAGGACGCCTATGCGGTGCAGAGCCTGTGGGCAGCGCGCAAGATCGAGTCCGGCCGGCGCCTCGTCGGCCGCAAGATCGGCCTCACCTCCAAGGTGATGCAGGTCGCCACGGGCATCACCGAGCCCGACTACGGGGTGATCTTCGACGACATGGTCTACGAGAACGGCTCGAGCATTCCGTTCGACAACTTCTCGAACGTGCGCATCGAGATCGAGCTCGCCTTCGTGCTCGCCCGCCCGCTGAGCGGCCCGAACTGCACCATCTTCGACGTGCTCTCGGCCACCGACTACGTGATCCCGGCGTTGGAGATCCTCAACTCGCACATCGAGATGTCCGGCCGCACCATCGTCGACACCATCTCAGACAACGCGGCCATGGGCGCCATGGTGATCGGCGGCAACCCGGTGAAGCCGGATGCCGTTGACCTCCGCTGGGTCGGCGCACTGCTCTACCGCAACCAGACCATCGAGGAATCCGGCGTGGCAGCGGCCGTGCTGAACCACCCCGCCAGCGGGGTGGCCTGGCTCGCCAACAAGCTCTCCCAGCACGGCTCGAGCCTCGCGGCCGGCGACATCGTGCTGGCCGGCTCGTTCACCCGCCCGATGTGGGTGGAGCGCGGCGACACCATCCACGCCGACTACGGACAGCTGGGGGCGATCACGTGTCGCTTCGAGTAG
- a CDS encoding HpcH/HpaI aldolase family protein gives MSLRVERHSEGYRAPGTEPTLADVLGSADRPQIGLWVCSGSPLVAEICAGSGVDWLLIDAEHSPNGLESVLAQLQAVAPYPVAPLVRAPIGDTVIIKQLLDLGAKNLLVPMVNTAEEATELVRAMRYPPLGVRGVGAALARSARWNRIDGYLAQAHELVSLFVQIETASAVENVAAIAAIDGVDGIFVGPSDLAASMGVLGQQEHPDVVAAVERCIRVAADLGKPVGVNAFAPATADRYLAAGANFVSVGADVALLARSSEALAARYIPADGQSDGGRASY, from the coding sequence GTGTCGCTTCGAGTAGAGAGGCACAGCGAGGGGTATCGCGCCCCGGGCACCGAGCCCACGCTCGCGGACGTGCTCGGATCGGCCGACCGGCCGCAGATCGGCCTCTGGGTGTGCTCCGGCAGCCCGCTCGTCGCCGAGATCTGTGCCGGCAGCGGCGTCGACTGGCTGCTCATCGACGCCGAGCACAGCCCGAACGGGCTGGAGTCCGTGCTCGCCCAGCTGCAGGCCGTTGCCCCGTACCCGGTGGCGCCCCTCGTGCGCGCCCCGATCGGCGACACCGTCATCATCAAGCAGCTGCTCGACCTCGGCGCGAAGAACCTGCTCGTGCCCATGGTCAACACGGCCGAGGAGGCCACGGAGCTGGTGCGCGCCATGCGCTACCCCCCGCTCGGCGTGCGCGGCGTCGGCGCCGCCCTCGCCCGCTCGGCCCGCTGGAACCGGATCGACGGCTACCTGGCCCAGGCGCACGAGCTCGTCTCGCTGTTCGTGCAGATCGAGACGGCATCCGCTGTCGAGAACGTGGCCGCCATCGCCGCCATCGACGGCGTGGATGGCATCTTCGTCGGGCCCTCCGACCTGGCCGCCTCGATGGGCGTGCTGGGCCAGCAGGAGCACCCGGACGTCGTTGCGGCGGTCGAGCGCTGCATCCGCGTCGCGGCCGATCTCGGCAAGCCGGTCGGCGTCAACGCCTTCGCCCCGGCCACCGCCGACCGTTATCTCGCCGCCGGCGCGAACTTCGTCTCGGTCGGCGCGGATGTCGCACTGCTCGCCCGCTCCTCGGAGGCCCTGGCCGCCCGCTACATCCCGGCCGACGGGCAATCCGACGGGGGGCGCGCCAGCTACTAG
- a CDS encoding ABC transporter permease has translation MLTFTLKRLVSGAILLFAVATATFLLAYAAIPDPTLGLLGSAATPEAQAALAQKIGTDRPLLVQYFEWLTNLLQGDFGTSWKNFQPVGKQIALKLPVTLSVVTVSILLSAILGGTLGVLAGLRPNTWIDKVVKAGAVILFALPGFWVALVLVMTFAVQLKWFPAVGYVQPGESIPGWLQSITLPAIALALGAIVMIAEQLRNAIIQADSQDYMRTLRSRGLPPWRIVVHLLRNSAPASLTILALMFVGLLSGAIIVEQIFALPGIGPLTQSSSQNGDIPMLLGITVITVIFVVIINFLLDILLGWVNPKARVK, from the coding sequence ATGCTCACCTTCACGCTCAAGCGGCTCGTCTCTGGCGCGATCCTGCTGTTTGCCGTAGCGACCGCCACCTTCCTCCTCGCCTACGCCGCGATCCCAGACCCCACCCTCGGCCTGCTCGGCAGCGCGGCCACCCCCGAGGCGCAGGCAGCCCTCGCCCAGAAGATCGGGACAGACCGCCCCCTGCTCGTGCAGTACTTCGAGTGGCTGACGAACCTGCTCCAAGGCGACTTCGGCACCTCCTGGAAGAACTTCCAACCGGTCGGCAAGCAGATCGCGTTGAAGCTGCCCGTCACCCTCTCCGTGGTCACGGTGTCGATCCTGCTCTCCGCGATCCTCGGCGGCACCCTCGGCGTGCTCGCCGGCCTCCGCCCCAACACCTGGATCGACAAGGTCGTCAAGGCCGGCGCCGTCATCCTCTTCGCGCTCCCGGGATTCTGGGTCGCCCTCGTGCTCGTGATGACCTTCGCCGTGCAGCTCAAATGGTTCCCCGCCGTCGGCTACGTCCAGCCGGGCGAGTCCATCCCCGGATGGCTGCAGTCGATCACCCTGCCGGCCATCGCCCTCGCGCTCGGCGCGATCGTGATGATCGCCGAGCAGCTGCGGAACGCGATCATCCAGGCCGACAGCCAGGACTACATGCGCACGCTGCGCAGCCGCGGCCTGCCACCCTGGCGGATCGTGGTGCACCTGCTGCGCAACTCCGCGCCGGCGTCGCTCACGATCCTCGCGCTCATGTTCGTGGGCCTGCTCTCCGGCGCGATCATCGTCGAGCAGATCTTCGCCCTGCCCGGCATCGGGCCGCTGACCCAGTCCTCGTCGCAGAACGGCGACATCCCGATGCTGCTCGGCATCACCGTGATCACCGTGATCTTCGTCGTCATCATCAACTTCCTGCTCGACATCCTGCTCGGGTGGGTCAATCCGAAGGCGCGTGTGAAATGA
- a CDS encoding ABC transporter substrate-binding protein yields MKKATIAAVLTASALVLTACSGGTSTNPESGGDDATTTKLSIGNFLDVTSWDPALADIGFDGPYLSAIYDPLLTIDGDGQPQPALATDWEVSEDFKTITMNLRTDTTFSNGEAFDSAVAVKSLDYLKAGVRSQEAFQKVESFEAVDADTIAIHLTQRDDTILYFMGLGRSYMMAPEAIDAGSLAETPVGSGPYTLSDSSVAGAEYHFDKVADHWAAEQFPFDPLTVTPLSDGTAMLNGMEGGQFNLIYGDKTGMDMAPQYDWNVSSGLSMWVGLQFSDRVGATEMGKPLGDVRVRQALNYAFNGQEMVDTIGQGVGVATNQVFPAGTPGYVESLNGTYKPSMDKAKALLAEAGYADGFDITMPMAPPFQPWQAIIEQNFGELGIGVTFKETDFMQYMSVAPEYPMFVAVIAMDGNPVATVERQIAKPQWYNPNPGLESFPEIQAQVDTVFSAEPGDAQTAEIEKLNTMVTEQAFFSVWSQSTNTYISTSEFTVTPVIGMMFPTLRQIEFTG; encoded by the coding sequence ATGAAGAAGGCAACGATCGCTGCGGTACTCACCGCCAGCGCCCTCGTACTCACCGCCTGCAGCGGCGGCACGAGCACCAACCCTGAATCCGGTGGCGACGATGCCACCACCACCAAACTCAGCATCGGCAATTTCCTCGATGTCACTTCGTGGGACCCGGCGCTCGCCGACATCGGCTTCGACGGCCCCTACTTGTCGGCCATCTACGACCCGCTGCTCACCATCGACGGCGACGGCCAGCCCCAGCCCGCCCTGGCGACGGACTGGGAGGTGTCAGAGGACTTCAAGACCATCACGATGAACCTCCGCACCGACACGACGTTCTCCAACGGCGAGGCGTTCGACTCCGCGGTCGCCGTGAAGAGCCTCGACTACCTCAAGGCGGGCGTGCGCTCGCAGGAGGCCTTCCAGAAGGTGGAGAGCTTCGAGGCGGTCGACGCAGACACCATCGCGATCCACCTCACGCAGCGCGACGACACGATCCTCTACTTCATGGGTCTCGGCCGCAGCTACATGATGGCCCCCGAGGCGATCGACGCCGGCTCGCTGGCCGAGACGCCCGTCGGATCCGGCCCGTACACGCTGTCCGACTCCTCGGTCGCGGGTGCGGAGTACCACTTCGACAAGGTCGCCGACCACTGGGCCGCAGAGCAGTTCCCCTTCGACCCGCTGACGGTCACGCCGCTCTCTGACGGCACCGCCATGCTCAACGGCATGGAGGGCGGCCAGTTCAACCTCATCTACGGCGACAAGACCGGCATGGACATGGCGCCCCAGTACGACTGGAACGTGAGCTCCGGCCTGTCGATGTGGGTCGGCCTGCAGTTCAGCGACCGCGTCGGCGCCACCGAGATGGGCAAGCCGCTCGGCGACGTGCGCGTGCGCCAGGCCCTGAACTACGCGTTCAACGGCCAGGAGATGGTCGACACGATCGGCCAGGGTGTCGGCGTCGCGACCAACCAGGTGTTCCCCGCGGGCACCCCCGGCTACGTCGAGTCGCTGAACGGCACGTACAAGCCGAGCATGGACAAGGCGAAGGCGCTGCTGGCCGAGGCCGGCTACGCCGACGGCTTCGACATCACGATGCCGATGGCCCCGCCGTTCCAGCCGTGGCAGGCCATCATCGAGCAGAACTTCGGCGAGCTCGGCATCGGCGTCACGTTCAAGGAGACCGACTTCATGCAGTACATGTCGGTCGCCCCCGAGTACCCGATGTTCGTCGCCGTCATCGCGATGGACGGCAACCCGGTCGCCACCGTCGAGCGTCAGATCGCGAAGCCGCAGTGGTACAACCCGAACCCCGGCCTCGAGTCCTTCCCGGAGATCCAGGCGCAGGTCGACACCGTGTTCTCGGCGGAGCCCGGCGACGCGCAGACGGCCGAGATCGAGAAGCTCAACACGATGGTCACCGAGCAGGCCTTCTTCTCGGTGTGGAGCCAGTCGACCAACACCTACATCTCCACCTCCGAGTTCACGGTGACCCCGGTCATCGGGATGATGTTCCCGACCCTCCGACAGATCGAGTTCACGGGATAG